The genomic window TTGCTACTCCTTGCATTGTCGCTTGATAAACTAATAGTCATTTTTAATGATAATCATTAAAAAGTATTATAATTGAAAATTATAATAAAATCAAGGGTAAAATGTTTTTAAATGTATTTGCGAGAAAAGATAAATGTTGGTAGTGTGAAGTAGCTATATATTCTAATACGGCTTTTATTGGGTATAGGTAGAGTTAAATGTGCTTTTGACTTGCCAAGACATCAAGGGTTGATAGAGTTATCCACCTGTGTAGTAAAATGCGCGTGTGGAGTGGTTTTTCTGTGTCATTTCCTGCTCCCATTGGTTTTTTTCAGGCTTATTATGCACGGAGAGTTCCAAGAGTTTTTGCATATTTTCTTTATCGTTTTGCATAATGGCATCTTTAAGATTCACGCTTTCTTGATAATACAAGCAAGGACAAATCACGCCATCACTTGTAAGGCGGATACGATTACAGCTTGCACAAAAATCATCTTCGTGTGGAGAGATAATGCCAAAACTAAAGGGTGCTTGTGTGGAAGTATTTGTAGAAAAATCCGCGTGGATTATGCTATAAAGTTTGGCAGGACCAAAGCATTCTTTTCTTTCCTCTTGTGTAGGATATTTAGCATTGATAATGCTAAGAATCTCTGTTTTCTTTAAGCCTTTTAAACCATTTTTTGCGTGGATATTTTCCATAAATTCAATGAAGCGAATACCAAAGCCATAAGTGGCAGCAAATTCAAGCATATCAATGATTTCATCATCATTTATGCCTTGAAGTGGCACCATATTGAGTTTAATGCCAAGTCCTAAAGCCGCTGCTTTGTGAATACCTCTTAGGATTTGTGGCAAGGCATCGCGTTTAGAAATAAGCTTTATGCGCTCATTTTGAAGAGAATCTAAAGAAATATTAATGCGTGAAAGCCCTGCATCCTTTAAATCTTTAGCATATTTTTCAAGTAAAAAAGCATTGCTTGTAAGGGTGAGTTCAATATGTGGAGCGTATTTATAGATTTGAGCAATAAATGCGCTTAAATCTGCCCTCAAAAGTGGCTCACCACCGGTAATACGGATTTTTTTTATGCCATTATCAATGGCGATTTTAATAAATTCAAACATTTTAGGCAGAGGCAGCGCACTTTCATCTATAAAATCTTCTGGAGTATCAGGCATACAATATTGGCAGCGGAAATTGCATTGTTTGGTAACAGATACGCGCATATAGTCGATTTTGCGATGAAAGGAATCTATGAGCATTATCTCTCCCACATATTGTTTGTTATATATATATATTTCTTAGTTAAAGCACTAAAACTTGTTTGTGCTTATAGTGCTTCAAGCTATGGGCGCAAAATAAAAGCGTGATTATACAAAATAAGTTACAATGATTTAAAACATAAGCGTTTATAAGGATTGATATGAAGCACAAATCGCATTCTGTGTTGCATTCGCACAATGAGTTAGGTGCTAAAGTTTTAGAATCTAGTGCAGATTCTAAGAAAAAACTTAAGGCAAAATCTAAGCAAGTTTCTAAAGCTTGTTTGCCTGATAAAATACCTCTTAATCAGATCGTGCAGGGTAACAGCATAGATTTATTGAAAGAATTGCCGGACTCTAGCATTCACCTTATCTTTGCTGACCCACCGTATTTTATGCGCGTAGATGGGGTGTTAAAGCGTCCTGAGGGGAGTAACTTTAGTGGTTGTGATGATTCGTGGGATAGTGTCTTTAAGAATAATGACGACTACAAAGCCTTTTGCGAGAAGTGGCTCAAGGAATGTTATAGAATCTTAAAGCCAAATGGGAGTATTTGGGTGATCGGCTCTATGCAGTGTATTTATAGCATTGGTGGGATTATGCAGGATTTGGGTTTTTGGTTTATCAATGATGTGATTTGGCATAAAAGTAATCCTACGCCTAATTTTCACGGCACAAGACTCAATAATGCGCACGAAACGCTTATTTGGGCGACAAAGAGTAAAAAAAGTAAATACACTTTTCATTATAAAACTGCGAAAGAGCTTAATGTTGATATTGTAGATTTTAATAAAGGAGAGCGGAGACAGTTAGGAAGTGTGTGGAAAATGCCTGTGTGTAGTGGAAATGAGCGACTTAAGAATAATCAAGGGAAAAAGCTTCATAGCACACAAAAACCACAAGACTTGCTGTATAGAATCATTGCTATTAGTTCCAACATAAATGATATTGTGCTTGACCCTTTTGGAGGCACAATGACTACGGCAGCTATGGCGAAAAAGCTTGGGCGAAAATATATAAGCTTTGAGCAAAATCCTATGTATATTGAATATGGTAAGAATCGCGTTAAAAGTGTTAGTTTTGAGGATAATAAAATCGCACGAGCAACATTTGATGAAAAGCCTTTAAAAGTCAGTTTAAGCGAGCTTATACAAGCAGGATTTTTGAAAATTAATGAAAGAGTGTATTTGAAAAAAACTTCTATTTATGCAACTTTAAAAAGGGAGGGGAAGTTAGCATATAAAGGGCACTCTTATGATATTCATACTCTTGCAGCACGGCTTAAACAAAGCAAAGCACAAAGGCTTAATGGCTTTATGTATTGGGAAGTGGAATGTGAGGGCAACAAACGCGTTGTGTTAGATGAGATACGAGAGCAATACAGGTTGCAAAATTCGCAAAACAATATATAATGTTGTCAATAGATGTAAGGAGTAAGCATATATGCAAAAAATAATGATTCCGTGCGTGATTTTAGCGGGGGGCAAAAGTTCGCGTTTGGGAGAGGATAAAACACAAGTTGCTTTTGGAGAAGAGAATCTAAGTCAGTGGGTATTTACGCGCTTAAGTAAAATATGTGAAAAAGTATATATCAGCACCAAAGACAGAAAGAAATTCGCTTTTGATGCCCCATTTTTAATTGAAAGAAGTCGCATTTATGCACCTATCATAGGAATGATAAATGCCTTTGAGAAGCTTAAAGCCCAAGAAATACTTTTTGTGAGCGTAGATACACCTTTTGTGCGTGGAGAAACTTTGCGTCAGCTTGTGGATTCAAATGCACCTATTACTTATGCACAAAGCGAGGACAAGGCACACTATCTTATTTCAAAATGGCATATTTCTTTGCTTGATACGCTTGTTTGGGCGCGTAAATCTAAAATTTATACCATTTATCAAATTATAGAAACTCATCAGCATAAAAGTGTGTCTGCCTCTAATGAAGAATGCTTTAATATCAATACACAAGAGGATTATGCACGCGCTTTAGAGTTTTTGAGATTGGGAGTGTAGCAAATGGCAGATGATGAGGAGAAGACCCAAGCCCCGAGCGCACATAAGATTCAAAAAGCGAGAGAAGAGGGCAATGTAGGCAAAAGTCCGGAATTTGCGGGATTTTTTATCCTGCTTGTCGGGCTTGGGTTGATGTTTTTGCTTATACCCTTTTGGGTGAGTAGTGCCGAAAAGATTTTCTTGCATATTAGTGCGCTTATGAATCTTGATGTGGATAGTCGTATTCTTGGGAATTTGATGCTAGGCATTATACTTGAAGTGTTTATTATGCTCGCCCCGCTTTTTATCGCACTAATGGCTACAGGCGTGATTGCCAATATTGCGCAGTTTGGATTTTTGCTCTCCCCTAAAGCCATTAAGCCAAAACTTTCAAAGATTAATCCTATAAGTGGATTCAAAAATGTGATTTCGCTCAAAAAACTGCTCGATGGCTTTATGATTACCTTTAAGGTTTTTGTGGCTTTTATCATTGGCTTCGCGGTGTTTGTGAGCTTCTTTGATGAATTACCAAGTGTCTCTATGGGAGGGCTTTACGCGCAGATTCTGTGGTTTAGAGAAAAGGCATTAATGCTTATTGGTGTGCTTTTGGTGTTATTTTTTATTATGGCGGTGAGTGATTATCTCATCAAAAAATATCAATACACAAAAAGCCTTAAAATGAGCATCAAAGAAGTCAAAGATGAATATAAGCAATACGAGCAAAGCCCGGAGATTAAGGCAAAGATTCGAAGAATGCAGCAAAAACTTGCCCAAAGTCGTATGATGCAAGAAATCCCCTCTGCTTCTGTGGTGATTACAAATCCTACGCATTATGCCGTGGCATTGCGATATACCCAAAAAGAATATGAGCGCAAAATGGCGCCTGTGGTGGTGGCAAAGGGCATAGATGAGCTTGCTATTCGTATTAAGGCTGTGGCGAGGGAATACGGGATTCGTATTGTTGAGAATCCGCCCCTTGCACGAGCCATTTATAAGCAGCTTGATTTAAACCAAACAATCCCGCCCGAACTCTTTGGCGCGGTGGTGCAGGTGCTTGGCGAGGTGGCACGACTCGATGCGCTTGAAGGAAAAGATAGCTTGAGTAAGCTGATTAATACAATCAACAGCAAAAGTGCGCAAAGCACATAGGCACTTATTATGCTTTGTGATATAATGTGCGCTTTCACATTTACATAAAGGCTTTAGGGTATGGAAAATAGGCGACTAATGATTATGGGTGTGCTTGTAGCGCTTCTTGTGGCGGTGGGTGTGATTAGCTTTAGCTTAGTATTTTTTGAAAACAAAGCCCCAACACTCACGAGTGATACGCCCACACATTGGAATCTTGATGATGATATATTTGTTGAATTTAGCGACGAGAGTGGCATACGCAATTATCGTGTGCAGATGATTTTTGATGGCGAGATTTTGCTTGATGAAAAAGAAGTAATTTTAAATAAGCCAAAGTCCGTAAAGATTCAGTTACCTCGCTCTCCCACGATATTAAAAAATGGCACGAGCATTCAATACAAACTATTCGTAACCGACTGGAGTAACTCACATTTTTTTAGCGGCAATACCGCGGAGGTGGATTTACATTTGATTGTGGATACAACTCCACCTGTGGTAAAAAATATTGCGCAGTCTTTTCAAATCGTGCGTGGAGGGAGCGCGGTCATAGCAGTGCAAGTCAAAGATATGGATTTGGATAAGGTTTCAATCAATAATGGCACTGATGAATTTAGGCTCTTTAAATATGCGAGTGATGACATTTATGTGGGTGTCATTGCGTGGCCTCTCAAAAATAAATTTTTTGTTGCACAAGTTGTAGCCACGGACAAAGCGGGAAATACAACAAAGCATACTATTCCCATCACGCGCAACATCAATGTGCCTTACTATCAATCAAACATCAATGTCAAAGAGGATTTTTTGAATGGCAAACTCAATGAACTTATCGCGCAAATTGACAAAAAACATTTGAGGGATTTTAGTAGCGATGTGGAAAGATTTGTATTTTTTAACGAAGGAGTGCGCGCCGAAGATGAGAGTAGAATCCTCAAAGCAAGTAACTCTGTATCGGATTCAAGCTATATAGATGAGGATTTCCGCGCATTTGTGCCGCTTAGAGGCTCAAGGGTCGTTGGGAGTTTTGGGGATTATCGCATCTATTTTTTAAATAAAGAAAAAATAAGCGAGGCAGTGCATTTAGGTATTGATGTAGCGAGTGTGAAAAATGCGCCAATCATAGCGAGCAATAGAGGTGTGGTGCTGCTTAAAAGTTATCTAGGGCTTTATGGCAATACCTTGCTACTTTATCACGGATTTGGCGTTTCATCAATTTATGCGCATATGCACGAGAGTAGTTTAGAAGTAAGTGATGAGGTCAGCATAGGGCAGCAGCTTGGTAAGACAGGGCAAACCGGCTGGGCTTTTGGCGATCATTTGCATTTTGGAATCTTAATACAAGGGCATTTTGTGCGCCTCAATGAGTGGATTGATCAAAAGTGGGTTGATGAAAATGTGGTGAATGTGCTTAAAAAAGCGCGTGAATTTACGCAAAACACAAATGCGTTACGATAAAGACACATAAAGAATGAAGCGCATAGGCACAATGAGAGAAGCAGAGAATAGGGAATTACACAAAGAGCAAAAGGCAAGGTAGAATGAAAACAAAACAGCGCAAAGTCGCATTATTTGAGTTTGTAGAAGCAGCTGATACAAAAGAGTGTATTGACTTTATTACAAAATACTTACCATTGCTTAGGCATCATATGCTTGGCTTTGGGTGGCAAATTGATAAGGAATTGCAAGAATTTTTAGAATCTAACAATCTCTCTTTTGCGATTTTGAGTGGAGAAATACCCACGCGCGATAACGCCTCATATGTTGCGCTTGGAACAATAAATGCTAATTCTACACAAGAACGCGCACAGGATTCAATAAATGGCGTGGCAAACAACACGAACAATATGATGAGCGCGGATAATGTAGATTCTATCAAATCAGAATCTATCCCTGCTACATTTTCAGGCGCGTTCTCTCGCACATTATGGATTAGTCGTATCGTGCGAAGCGGAGAGGAGATATATCATAATGGCGATATTGTTATAGAATCCCACATTAACAGCGGTGCGCGTGTGGTGGCAGAGGGAAATTTATTTCTCTTTGGCGAGTGCAGGGGGAGCATAGAGGCGCATGGAGATTTTATCATTTGCTCTAAGATTCTAAATCCTGCCGTTTTGTTTCAGGATACGATTGTTAGCCAAGAAATTTTACACACGATTAACCAAAGCAACGCATTATTCAAAATGATTTTTAAAAAGGGCGATAATATATTGGTAAAGGAGATGATATGAGACAAAAAACGATTAAAAATAAAGTTGAAATTGTAGGTATTGGGCTTCATAAGGGCGTGCCTGTGAGAATGGAGCTTGAGCCTCTGGGCGTGGATAGTGGCATTGTGTTTTATCGTAGCGATTTGGGTGTGAGTATCCCACTCAAGCCACAAAGTGTAATTGATACGACTATGGCAACCGTGATTGCCAATGGTGATGCACGTGTTTCGACAATCGAGCATTTGCTCTCTGCCATTCACGCGTATGGTATTGATAATATTAGAATCTCGCTTGATAATGAGGAAGTACCTATTATGGACGGCAGTTCAATAGGCTATTGTATGTTGCTTGAAGAGGCGGGAGTTTGCTCACAAAACGCGCATAAAAAGGCGATTGCGATTAAAAAGCCTATTGAAATTGTGGAGGATAAAAAATTTGTGCGCGTAGAGCCGAGTGAAAAGACGATTTTTGACTTTAGTATTGATTTTGCTCACCCAGCGATTCGCAACCAACAATATAAATTTATTTTTTCTACCAAAGCATATAAAGAGGAAATTGCTCGAGCGAGGACATTTGGCTTTTTGCACGAAGTGAATTATTTGCGCTCTAAGGGTTTGGCAAAGGGCGGGGACTTGAGTAATTGTATTGTGCTTGATGAAAGCGGAATTCTCAATAAAGA from Helicobacter typhlonius includes these protein-coding regions:
- a CDS encoding DNA-methyltransferase; translated protein: MKHKSHSVLHSHNELGAKVLESSADSKKKLKAKSKQVSKACLPDKIPLNQIVQGNSIDLLKELPDSSIHLIFADPPYFMRVDGVLKRPEGSNFSGCDDSWDSVFKNNDDYKAFCEKWLKECYRILKPNGSIWVIGSMQCIYSIGGIMQDLGFWFINDVIWHKSNPTPNFHGTRLNNAHETLIWATKSKKSKYTFHYKTAKELNVDIVDFNKGERRQLGSVWKMPVCSGNERLKNNQGKKLHSTQKPQDLLYRIIAISSNINDIVLDPFGGTMTTAAMAKKLGRKYISFEQNPMYIEYGKNRVKSVSFEDNKIARATFDEKPLKVSLSELIQAGFLKINERVYLKKTSIYATLKREGKLAYKGHSYDIHTLAARLKQSKAQRLNGFMYWEVECEGNKRVVLDEIREQYRLQNSQNNI
- the moaA gene encoding GTP 3',8-cyclase MoaA — protein: MLIDSFHRKIDYMRVSVTKQCNFRCQYCMPDTPEDFIDESALPLPKMFEFIKIAIDNGIKKIRITGGEPLLRADLSAFIAQIYKYAPHIELTLTSNAFLLEKYAKDLKDAGLSRINISLDSLQNERIKLISKRDALPQILRGIHKAAALGLGIKLNMVPLQGINDDEIIDMLEFAATYGFGIRFIEFMENIHAKNGLKGLKKTEILSIINAKYPTQEERKECFGPAKLYSIIHADFSTNTSTQAPFSFGIISPHEDDFCASCNRIRLTSDGVICPCLYYQESVNLKDAIMQNDKENMQKLLELSVHNKPEKNQWEQEMTQKNHSTRAFYYTGG
- the mobA gene encoding molybdenum cofactor guanylyltransferase MobA, producing MQKIMIPCVILAGGKSSRLGEDKTQVAFGEENLSQWVFTRLSKICEKVYISTKDRKKFAFDAPFLIERSRIYAPIIGMINAFEKLKAQEILFVSVDTPFVRGETLRQLVDSNAPITYAQSEDKAHYLISKWHISLLDTLVWARKSKIYTIYQIIETHQHKSVSASNEECFNINTQEDYARALEFLRLGV
- the flhB gene encoding flagellar biosynthesis protein FlhB codes for the protein MADDEEKTQAPSAHKIQKAREEGNVGKSPEFAGFFILLVGLGLMFLLIPFWVSSAEKIFLHISALMNLDVDSRILGNLMLGIILEVFIMLAPLFIALMATGVIANIAQFGFLLSPKAIKPKLSKINPISGFKNVISLKKLLDGFMITFKVFVAFIIGFAVFVSFFDELPSVSMGGLYAQILWFREKALMLIGVLLVLFFIMAVSDYLIKKYQYTKSLKMSIKEVKDEYKQYEQSPEIKAKIRRMQQKLAQSRMMQEIPSASVVITNPTHYAVALRYTQKEYERKMAPVVVAKGIDELAIRIKAVAREYGIRIVENPPLARAIYKQLDLNQTIPPELFGAVVQVLGEVARLDALEGKDSLSKLINTINSKSAQST
- a CDS encoding M23 family metallopeptidase, whose amino-acid sequence is MENRRLMIMGVLVALLVAVGVISFSLVFFENKAPTLTSDTPTHWNLDDDIFVEFSDESGIRNYRVQMIFDGEILLDEKEVILNKPKSVKIQLPRSPTILKNGTSIQYKLFVTDWSNSHFFSGNTAEVDLHLIVDTTPPVVKNIAQSFQIVRGGSAVIAVQVKDMDLDKVSINNGTDEFRLFKYASDDIYVGVIAWPLKNKFFVAQVVATDKAGNTTKHTIPITRNINVPYYQSNINVKEDFLNGKLNELIAQIDKKHLRDFSSDVERFVFFNEGVRAEDESRILKASNSVSDSSYIDEDFRAFVPLRGSRVVGSFGDYRIYFLNKEKISEAVHLGIDVASVKNAPIIASNRGVVLLKSYLGLYGNTLLLYHGFGVSSIYAHMHESSLEVSDEVSIGQQLGKTGQTGWAFGDHLHFGILIQGHFVRLNEWIDQKWVDENVVNVLKKAREFTQNTNALR
- a CDS encoding septum site-determining protein MinC gives rise to the protein MKTKQRKVALFEFVEAADTKECIDFITKYLPLLRHHMLGFGWQIDKELQEFLESNNLSFAILSGEIPTRDNASYVALGTINANSTQERAQDSINGVANNTNNMMSADNVDSIKSESIPATFSGAFSRTLWISRIVRSGEEIYHNGDIVIESHINSGARVVAEGNLFLFGECRGSIEAHGDFIICSKILNPAVLFQDTIVSQEILHTINQSNALFKMIFKKGDNILVKEMI
- the lpxC gene encoding UDP-3-O-acyl-N-acetylglucosamine deacetylase, which translates into the protein MRQKTIKNKVEIVGIGLHKGVPVRMELEPLGVDSGIVFYRSDLGVSIPLKPQSVIDTTMATVIANGDARVSTIEHLLSAIHAYGIDNIRISLDNEEVPIMDGSSIGYCMLLEEAGVCSQNAHKKAIAIKKPIEIVEDKKFVRVEPSEKTIFDFSIDFAHPAIRNQQYKFIFSTKAYKEEIARARTFGFLHEVNYLRSKGLAKGGDLSNCIVLDESGILNKEGLRYKEEFVRHKILDAIGDMALLGMALLGTYVSFAGSHKLNHLLTKQLLSDEKAYEIVSLEDKVEEEALEYAYETH